GACCCCCGCCTTCCATCTCCAGTGGAGCCCGAAAGAATAATCCCTCAACCCCCACCCGTCAACCCCTCCCCACCTCTTCCATCGCTCCGCGTTTCCCAGCCGCGTCACACCGGCTTTCGCGAGGGGCCACTATGATACACCGGCCCATCTTGCTCGTCAAGGGCGCGTAACGGCCGGTCACGATTCGTCTTCCGACGCGGACGTGCCGATGCGATAGCCCCACACAAATAGCGAGCCCCCGCAGCTCATGACGAGCCGCGGGGGCTGCTCAGGGTGGAAGACGGGGCTCGAACCCGCGACCTCCGGAACCACAATCCGGCGCTCTAACCAACTGAGCTACATCCACCATGAAGCGGAGAACCGATCCGCCAGCCTGCACCTGCCCTGCAACGACGTCCTACAGCGCGCCAGATAGGACTCGAACCTATGACCTACGGCTTAGAAGGCCGTTGCTCTATCCAGCTGAGCTACTGGCGCCCAACTCCAGAATCGGGGCGCCCGGATTCGAACCGGGGACCTCCTGCTCCCAAAGCAGGCGCGCTAACCGGGCTGCGCTACGCCCCGATCGAGCGGTAGAAACTAAGCCGCGCCCTGCGGTCCGTCAACCCCGCGCCGGAGCGCGTCGGCGGCTTTGCGGACGGCTTCGCCCCGATGGCTGATCAGGTTCTTCCGCACCGGATCCAGCTCGCCGAACGTAAGTCCTTCCTGCGGAAGGTAGAAGAGCGGATCGTAGCCGAAGCCGCCGGTGCCCCGCGCCTCTGGCAGGACGCCGCCGGGCGTGGTGCCGCGGAAGACCATCTCGCGCCCGTCCGGCTGCACGACGGCGGCGGCGGAGACGTACTGGCCGCCGCGCTCCCCTTCCCCTTTGTCGGCGAGCAGGCGAAGCAGCAGTTCGTTGTTGGCGCGGTCCTGCGCGAGGCCGCGAAGCTCCGGACCCTGCGCGAAACGGCGAGAGTGGACGCCGGGCCGCCCGTCCAGCGCATCGACGCAGATGCCGGAGTCGTCCGCCAGCGTCAGCTCGCGCGTGCGCGCGGCGAAGTAGCGCGCCTTGGCGAGGGCGTTCTCCTCGAACGTCTCAAACTCCTCCAGCGCGTCTTCCTCCGGCGACTCGGGGATGCCGGCATCGTCGAGGCCTATGATGTCGAACTCCGGGTAATCGGCGAGGATCTCGCGTATCTCGCGCAGCTTGTCGGGGTTGCGGCTGGCGAGGACGAGCCGGCGGCGCGTCACGGGACGGCGGCGCGCTGGGCGGCGACCAGGCGGCGGATGCTGCCGCTCATCATCTCCACCAGGTTCGCGAGCTGCGCGGGGGAGAAGTCGGTGCGCTCGCCCGTGCCCTGGATCTCGATGATGCCGCCCGTCTCGCGCGCGACGACGTTGAGGTCCA
This window of the Longimicrobiaceae bacterium genome carries:
- a CDS encoding non-canonical purine NTP pyrophosphatase, giving the protein MTRRRLVLASRNPDKLREIREILADYPEFDIIGLDDAGIPESPEEDALEEFETFEENALAKARYFAARTRELTLADDSGICVDALDGRPGVHSRRFAQGPELRGLAQDRANNELLLRLLADKGEGERGGQYVSAAAVVQPDGREMVFRGTTPGGVLPEARGTGGFGYDPLFYLPQEGLTFGELDPVRKNLISHRGEAVRKAADALRRGVDGPQGAA